One region of Hoeflea sp. 108 genomic DNA includes:
- a CDS encoding DEAD/DEAH box helicase → MTIENNAELNGFAKLGITGALLKATIAAGFTEPKPIQVEAIPAQLEGRDILGIAQTGSGKTAAFALPILSKIIALGTKRRPKTARALILAPTRELAVQIEDTIKILAKGAHISTALVLGGVSRFSQVKKIGPGVDVLIATPGRLTDLVREGDLILADTQWLVLDEADRMLDMGFINDVKRIAKATAKFRQTALFSATMPAEIAELAQGLLRDPVRVEVAPQGTTAAEIRQSVVLARTKQKRKILSDMLADEKMRSVIVFARTKHGADRVTRDLERDGFEAAVIHGNKSQNARQKALNGFRDGSVRILVATDIAARGIDVPGISHVVNFDLPDEAESYVHRIGRTGRNGADGVAVTLVDPSENAKLRQVERIIRMKLTVDADHLGQPDPQRPAGEPRFEPANDDAGERRQGRPNGQRGRGNGGNGGNGGKPKFAKGGERGGSGAPKGERPEGGKPFRGKRRGFGNRKPNTRAA, encoded by the coding sequence TTGACCATTGAAAACAACGCGGAGCTGAACGGCTTCGCCAAACTCGGCATTACGGGCGCGCTGCTCAAGGCGACGATCGCTGCCGGGTTCACTGAGCCCAAGCCGATCCAGGTTGAGGCGATCCCGGCGCAGCTGGAAGGCCGCGACATTCTCGGCATCGCGCAGACCGGCTCCGGCAAGACCGCAGCCTTCGCTTTGCCGATCCTGTCCAAGATCATCGCTCTCGGTACCAAGCGCAGGCCCAAGACCGCCCGCGCCCTTATCCTTGCGCCGACGCGCGAACTCGCCGTGCAGATCGAGGACACCATCAAGATCCTGGCCAAGGGCGCGCATATCTCGACCGCACTCGTGCTGGGTGGCGTGTCGCGCTTCTCGCAGGTCAAGAAGATCGGACCCGGCGTCGACGTGCTGATTGCAACGCCGGGTCGTCTGACCGACCTGGTGCGCGAGGGCGACCTGATCCTGGCCGACACCCAGTGGCTGGTTCTCGACGAAGCCGACCGCATGCTCGACATGGGCTTCATCAACGACGTCAAGCGCATCGCCAAGGCGACCGCCAAGTTCCGTCAGACGGCGCTGTTCTCGGCGACCATGCCGGCGGAAATCGCCGAACTGGCGCAGGGCCTGCTCAGGGATCCGGTTCGTGTCGAAGTGGCGCCGCAGGGCACGACGGCGGCTGAAATCCGCCAGAGCGTCGTGCTCGCCCGCACCAAGCAGAAGCGCAAGATCCTTTCCGACATGCTTGCCGACGAGAAGATGCGTTCCGTGATCGTCTTCGCCCGTACCAAGCACGGCGCCGATCGCGTCACCCGCGATCTCGAGCGCGATGGCTTCGAGGCTGCGGTCATTCACGGCAACAAGTCGCAGAATGCCCGCCAGAAGGCGCTCAACGGCTTCCGCGACGGGTCGGTGCGCATCCTGGTGGCGACCGATATTGCCGCGCGCGGTATCGACGTTCCCGGCATCAGCCACGTCGTCAATTTCGACCTGCCGGACGAGGCTGAAAGCTACGTCCACCGTATCGGCCGTACCGGCCGCAACGGTGCCGATGGTGTCGCCGTCACGCTTGTCGATCCGTCGGAAAACGCCAAGCTTAGGCAGGTCGAGCGCATTATCCGCATGAAGCTGACCGTCGATGCGGACCATCTTGGCCAGCCCGATCCGCAGCGGCCCGCTGGTGAGCCGCGCTTCGAGCCGGCCAATGACGATGCCGGCGAGCGTCGCCAGGGTCGTCCGAACGGCCAGCGCGGCCGTGGCAACGGTGGCAATGGCGGTAATGGCGGCAAGCCGAAATTCGCCAAGGGTGGCGAGCGTGGCGGCTCCGGTGCACCGAAGGGCGAGAGGCCCGAAGGCGGCAAGCCGTTCCGCGGCAAGCGTCGTGGCTTTGGCAACCGCAAGCCGAACACGCGCGCGGCATAA
- a CDS encoding SDR family NAD(P)-dependent oxidoreductase, whose product MSTYRADPKDGVAWITGGSTGIGRSVARLLAQQGYTVAVTVRPNDPLDTLIAETKDMPGRVLSFPSDVTDEAGMAAAVAAIEAQAGPIVLAVLNAGAYMPVTGDNLCMKAFRQSFAVNVFGVLHGLGPVIDRMRNRGRGHIVFMGSISAYFGWPTTAAYGSTKAAVNIIAEALKFDLDKMNIRTQVMNPGFIDTPLTEKASFSMPAMMPVERAAERICKAIRSSGFEVTFPRRLTWGMKLLFLLPRPIREKALVASTRWKREPLVYLRRNRFD is encoded by the coding sequence TTGAGCACATACCGGGCTGACCCCAAGGACGGGGTAGCGTGGATAACCGGTGGCAGCACCGGGATCGGCCGTTCGGTCGCGCGCCTGCTGGCCCAGCAGGGCTATACGGTTGCTGTGACCGTGCGCCCAAACGACCCGCTGGACACGCTGATCGCCGAAACCAAGGACATGCCGGGCCGCGTGCTGTCCTTTCCGTCAGACGTCACCGACGAAGCCGGCATGGCGGCTGCGGTTGCAGCAATCGAGGCCCAGGCCGGACCAATCGTGCTCGCGGTGCTCAATGCCGGCGCCTACATGCCCGTGACCGGCGACAACCTTTGCATGAAAGCGTTCCGGCAGAGCTTTGCCGTCAATGTCTTCGGCGTGCTTCATGGCCTCGGTCCGGTCATCGATCGCATGCGCAACCGCGGACGCGGGCACATCGTGTTCATGGGCTCGATCAGCGCCTATTTCGGCTGGCCGACCACCGCCGCCTATGGCTCGACCAAGGCCGCGGTCAACATCATCGCCGAGGCGCTGAAGTTCGATCTCGACAAGATGAACATCCGGACCCAGGTGATGAACCCCGGCTTCATCGATACTCCGCTGACGGAAAAGGCCTCGTTCTCGATGCCGGCCATGATGCCGGTCGAACGGGCGGCCGAACGCATCTGCAAGGCAATCCGCAGCAGTGGTTTCGAGGTCACCTTCCCGCGCCGGCTGACCTGGGGCATGAAGCTGCTTTTCCTGCTGCCGCGGCCTATCCGCGAGAAGGCGCTGGTTGCCTCGACCAGATGGAAGCGCGAGCCGCTCGTCTATCTTCGTCGCAACAGATTCGACTGA
- a CDS encoding cysteine synthase A codes for MRSVIDAIGNTPLIRLRRASEETGCEIFGKAEFMNPGQSVKDRAGLFIIRDAEKRGLLRPGGVIVEGTAGNTGIGLTVVAKALGYRTVIVIPDTQSQEKKDALRLLGAELIEVPAVPYKNPNNYVKVSGRLAEQLARTEPNGAIWANQFDNVANREGHIRTTAEEIWQQTSGKVDGFVSAVGTGGTLAGVAMGLKGKNAGVRIALADPLGAALYSYYTSGELKSEGSSITEGIGQGRITANLDGFTPDFSYQVPDEEALPIVFDLIQEEGICVGGSSGINIAGAIRLARELGPGHTIVTVLADFGTRYQSKLFNPTFLREKNLPVPNWMERPVEIEVPFEQVA; via the coding sequence ATGCGCTCGGTGATCGATGCCATCGGTAATACGCCTCTTATCCGCCTGAGGCGTGCCTCGGAGGAGACCGGCTGCGAAATCTTCGGCAAGGCCGAGTTCATGAACCCCGGCCAGTCGGTCAAGGATCGCGCTGGCCTGTTCATTATCCGTGATGCTGAAAAGCGAGGCCTGTTGCGGCCCGGCGGCGTGATCGTCGAAGGCACCGCCGGCAACACCGGAATCGGCCTGACCGTTGTCGCCAAGGCGCTCGGCTATCGCACCGTCATCGTCATTCCCGATACGCAAAGCCAGGAGAAGAAGGACGCGCTGCGCCTGCTTGGGGCCGAGCTGATCGAGGTTCCGGCGGTGCCCTACAAGAACCCGAACAACTATGTGAAGGTTTCCGGGCGGCTGGCCGAGCAATTGGCAAGGACCGAGCCCAATGGCGCGATCTGGGCCAACCAGTTCGACAATGTCGCGAACAGGGAAGGGCATATCCGCACGACGGCCGAAGAGATCTGGCAGCAGACGTCGGGCAAGGTCGATGGCTTTGTTTCCGCTGTCGGTACTGGCGGCACTCTGGCCGGCGTCGCCATGGGCCTCAAGGGCAAGAACGCCGGCGTAAGGATCGCGCTTGCAGACCCTCTGGGTGCTGCCCTCTACAGCTACTACACCTCGGGCGAACTGAAGTCCGAAGGCAGTTCGATCACCGAGGGCATCGGACAGGGGCGCATCACCGCAAATCTCGATGGCTTCACGCCCGACTTCTCCTACCAGGTTCCGGATGAGGAGGCGTTGCCCATTGTCTTCGACCTGATCCAAGAGGAGGGCATCTGCGTCGGCGGCTCCTCGGGCATCAACATTGCTGGTGCCATTCGCCTGGCGCGCGAACTCGGACCGGGCCACACCATCGTCACCGTGCTCGCCGATTTCGGTACTCGCTACCAGTCCAAGCTGTTCAATCCAACATTCCTGCGCGAAAAGAACCTGCCCGTGCCCAACTGGATGGAGCGTCCGGTCGAGATCGAGGTTCCGTTCGAGCAGGTGGCGTGA
- a CDS encoding alanyl-tRNA editing protein, which translates to MAFSTEAVFRDDAYLRETEATVVGINDRGGIILDRTIFYATSGGQPGDTGVMLRPDGSPIAVAATITGEHKDEIIHVPALEQAVPQVGEKLRLAIDWPRRLLLMRMHAACHLLTVVCPYPITGAAVGEEDSRVDFDIPDAGFTKEDVTIRLMELVQANHPIYTRWISEDELAANPTLVKSKNVRPPSGTGRIRLVCIGDNASIDSQPCGGTHVASTAEIGEIHIGKIEKKGRENRRFRIRFGAMPAN; encoded by the coding sequence ATGGCATTTTCGACCGAAGCGGTTTTTCGCGACGACGCCTATCTGCGTGAGACCGAAGCCACTGTCGTTGGCATCAATGACCGTGGCGGCATCATTCTCGACCGCACGATCTTCTACGCCACTTCAGGCGGCCAGCCAGGCGACACCGGTGTGATGTTGCGCCCCGATGGCAGCCCGATTGCGGTGGCCGCCACCATCACCGGCGAGCACAAGGACGAGATCATCCATGTGCCGGCGCTTGAGCAGGCTGTGCCCCAGGTCGGAGAAAAGCTGAGGCTTGCCATCGACTGGCCGCGGCGGCTGTTGCTGATGCGCATGCACGCAGCCTGCCACCTGCTTACGGTGGTCTGCCCCTATCCGATAACAGGTGCAGCCGTCGGCGAGGAGGATTCGCGCGTCGATTTCGATATCCCCGATGCCGGCTTCACCAAGGAAGACGTCACCATCAGGCTGATGGAACTCGTGCAGGCCAACCATCCGATCTACACGCGCTGGATTTCGGAGGATGAGCTTGCCGCCAATCCCACGCTGGTGAAGTCGAAGAACGTTCGTCCGCCTTCCGGCACCGGCCGCATCAGGCTCGTCTGCATCGGCGACAATGCCTCGATCGACAGCCAGCCCTGCGGCGGCACCCATGTTGCCAGCACTGCCGAGATCGGCGAGATCCATATCGGCAAGATCGAGAAGAAAGGGCGCGAGAACCGCCGCTTCCGCATCCGCTTCGGCGCGATGCCCGCCAACTGA
- the sseA gene encoding 3-mercaptopyruvate sulfurtransferase: MGDKSAFVIDADWLEQRLRTPGLSIVDASWYMPAQNRDARKEYDAAHIPGAVFFDQDLVVDPDSTLPHTMPSASLFARHAGSMGISADDTIVIYDGPGFQSAPRVWWMFRIMGVFQVYILDGGFGRWKADGRPVTAEPTRTAPNVFHVDYDASKVVSLTEMRDIVQSGSAQIADARSAGRFEGTDPEPRQGLRSGHMPGARNVPSVTLSENGEFLPLDRLKAKLEDAGLDLSRPVVTTCGSGVTAAVITLALQSLGHGDVRLYDGSWTEWGGLSDTPVVAGKA; encoded by the coding sequence ATGGGCGACAAAAGCGCCTTCGTCATCGACGCTGACTGGCTCGAACAGCGGCTGAGAACGCCCGGACTGTCGATCGTCGATGCGTCCTGGTACATGCCGGCGCAGAACCGGGATGCGCGCAAGGAGTATGACGCCGCCCATATTCCGGGCGCGGTGTTCTTTGATCAGGATCTGGTTGTCGATCCCGATTCGACCTTGCCGCACACGATGCCGTCGGCGTCGCTGTTTGCGCGCCATGCCGGTTCGATGGGCATTTCGGCTGACGACACCATCGTCATCTATGATGGTCCTGGCTTCCAGTCGGCGCCACGCGTCTGGTGGATGTTCCGCATCATGGGCGTCTTCCAGGTCTACATCCTGGATGGTGGTTTCGGGCGCTGGAAGGCCGATGGCCGGCCGGTGACCGCTGAGCCCACCAGGACTGCGCCGAATGTCTTCCATGTTGACTACGATGCTTCCAAGGTCGTCTCGCTGACGGAGATGCGCGACATCGTCCAGTCGGGCAGCGCCCAGATCGCCGACGCGCGTTCTGCCGGACGGTTCGAGGGCACCGACCCGGAGCCGCGTCAGGGCTTGCGCTCCGGCCATATGCCGGGTGCGCGCAACGTGCCTTCGGTCACCTTGTCGGAAAATGGCGAATTCCTGCCGCTCGATCGCCTGAAGGCCAAGCTCGAAGACGCGGGGCTCGACCTCTCCAGACCAGTCGTCACCACCTGCGGCTCCGGCGTCACCGCCGCCGTCATCACGCTCGCGCTGCAGTCGCTTGGCCATGGCGACGTCAGGCTCTATGACGGGTCATGGACCGAATGGGGCGGGCTGTCGGATACACCTGTGGTTGCGGGAAAAGCCTGA
- a CDS encoding GNAT family N-acetyltransferase, with protein MGADRSETIPVTVTFLEMQVPPAYSPPLPVNKQIALLRTRDIPLHFYRYLADRVGRKWHWVNILRLNDEELAAGLHREDRDIRVLYLDGAPAGFFDLKPHLPDEVELAYFGIMEHATGQGLGRWFLGAAIAAAWSYKPRKVTVQTCTLDHPAALSLYQKLGFSPVAQKGETVRTMTFAERSASVMR; from the coding sequence ATGGGCGCGGACCGCAGCGAGACCATCCCGGTCACAGTGACCTTTCTCGAGATGCAGGTGCCGCCGGCCTATTCGCCGCCGCTGCCTGTCAACAAACAGATCGCGCTGCTGAGGACGCGCGACATACCGCTTCACTTTTATCGTTACCTCGCCGACCGCGTCGGCCGAAAATGGCACTGGGTCAATATCCTGAGACTCAACGACGAGGAACTTGCGGCAGGTCTCCATCGGGAGGATCGCGACATCAGGGTGCTTTACCTCGACGGCGCGCCCGCCGGCTTCTTCGATCTCAAGCCGCATCTGCCCGACGAGGTTGAGCTCGCTTATTTCGGCATTATGGAGCATGCGACGGGGCAGGGGCTGGGCCGCTGGTTTCTGGGCGCAGCCATAGCGGCAGCATGGTCGTACAAGCCACGCAAGGTGACAGTGCAGACCTGCACGCTCGATCATCCCGCCGCCCTTTCGCTTTATCAGAAGCTGGGTTTTTCGCCCGTCGCGCAGAAGGGCGAGACAGTACGCACCATGACTTTTGCCGAGCGCTCCGCCAGCGTTATGCGCTAG
- a CDS encoding OmpA family protein yields the protein MLNRRTVAAALIALIAAPSFAAAQATTPSAAQIERQLQAAPTVKLKPNQRVTVREFKRRPDLRRMAPSIDIQSINFAFGSAEVPYSQYGKVENIANALERILRRDPGARVLIEGHTDAVGSYASNQALSERRAAALKQTLVREFGLPRYALETVGYGEEFLLVPTQNENWQNRRVTLRRYDAFIR from the coding sequence ATGCTGAACCGCCGTACCGTTGCTGCCGCACTGATTGCCCTGATCGCAGCCCCTTCCTTCGCCGCCGCCCAGGCGACGACGCCCTCGGCTGCGCAGATCGAGCGCCAGCTGCAAGCCGCGCCGACGGTCAAGCTCAAGCCGAACCAGCGGGTCACCGTGCGCGAATTCAAGCGCCGGCCGGACCTGCGCCGCATGGCCCCGTCGATCGACATCCAGTCGATTAATTTTGCCTTCGGCTCGGCCGAGGTTCCCTATTCGCAATATGGCAAGGTCGAAAATATCGCCAATGCGCTCGAGCGCATCCTGCGCCGCGATCCCGGCGCGCGCGTGCTGATCGAGGGCCACACCGATGCGGTCGGCTCCTACGCGTCCAATCAGGCGCTGTCGGAGCGGCGCGCCGCCGCGCTCAAGCAGACGCTGGTTCGCGAATTCGGCCTTCCGCGCTATGCGCTGGAAACCGTCGGCTACGGCGAGGAATTCCTGCTGGTGCCGACCCAGAACGAGAACTGGCAGAACCGCCGCGTCACATTGCGCCGCTACGACGCCTTTATCCGGTAG
- the dapB gene encoding 4-hydroxy-tetrahydrodipicolinate reductase, which produces MTTKVVMAGATGWVGRALVPAILAQGDMQLVGAVARRAAGHDAGVAANGQPIGLAIRPSLSEALDVPSDVVVDYTKPVAVKGHVMQAIERGRHVIIGTSGLGAADYREINAAARANGVGVVAAGNYSITATLMKKFALMAAQYIPDVEIIDYASARKPDAPSGTALELAETLSEIRGAPTALPKSEIYGHPEARGATLGEGTAVQVHSLRLPSYQLSCETVFGLPEERLVIRHDAGTSAVPYVAGTLLAIRRVREFTGLVRVLDALMDETLSV; this is translated from the coding sequence ATGACGACCAAGGTAGTGATGGCTGGCGCCACGGGGTGGGTCGGCAGGGCGCTGGTTCCGGCGATACTGGCGCAGGGCGACATGCAACTGGTCGGCGCGGTGGCTCGCCGCGCTGCTGGCCACGATGCGGGTGTTGCCGCCAACGGCCAGCCGATCGGCCTCGCCATTCGGCCGTCCCTGAGCGAAGCGCTCGACGTGCCGTCCGATGTCGTCGTCGACTACACCAAGCCGGTGGCCGTCAAAGGCCATGTCATGCAGGCAATCGAACGCGGCCGGCATGTCATCATCGGCACCTCCGGTCTCGGCGCGGCCGACTATCGCGAGATCAATGCGGCGGCACGTGCCAATGGCGTTGGTGTGGTCGCGGCTGGGAACTATTCCATCACGGCGACGCTGATGAAGAAGTTCGCGTTGATGGCCGCGCAATACATTCCCGACGTCGAGATCATCGATTACGCCAGCGCCCGCAAGCCCGACGCGCCGTCGGGCACAGCACTCGAACTGGCTGAGACCCTATCGGAGATCAGGGGCGCGCCGACGGCGTTGCCGAAGTCGGAAATATACGGCCACCCGGAGGCGCGCGGTGCGACGCTGGGTGAGGGCACGGCTGTGCAGGTTCATTCGCTGCGGTTGCCGTCTTATCAATTGTCCTGCGAGACCGTGTTCGGCCTGCCCGAGGAGCGCCTGGTCATCCGCCACGATGCGGGTACATCGGCTGTGCCCTATGTCGCCGGCACGCTGCTCGCGATCAGGCGTGTGCGTGAATTTACGGGGTTGGTGCGGGTGCTCGATGCGCTGATGGACGAAACACTGTCAGTGTAG
- a CDS encoding DUF1203 domain-containing protein, whose amino-acid sequence MTVRFQALPSQEVRALQKGAPDAYGMRPERKISDGVGVPCRHCLKNVGAGESYLILAYRPFPELQPYAETGPIFLHAEECLRADEGAELPELFSKTRDYILRGYSTDNRIVYGTGMVTETPEIVETAAMLLRRPDVAYVHMRSARNNCYQCRIELAEADAREFVA is encoded by the coding sequence ATGACCGTTCGTTTCCAGGCACTGCCGTCCCAGGAGGTGAGGGCGCTTCAAAAGGGCGCGCCGGATGCCTATGGCATGCGGCCGGAACGCAAGATTTCAGACGGTGTCGGCGTACCCTGCCGCCACTGCCTCAAGAATGTAGGGGCAGGCGAGTCCTATCTGATCCTGGCTTACAGGCCGTTTCCCGAACTCCAGCCCTATGCCGAGACGGGACCCATCTTCCTTCATGCGGAAGAATGCTTGCGTGCCGACGAGGGTGCCGAGTTGCCTGAACTTTTCAGCAAAACGCGCGACTACATCCTGCGCGGCTACAGCACCGACAATCGCATCGTCTACGGGACTGGAATGGTAACGGAGACGCCCGAGATCGTTGAGACGGCAGCCATGCTGCTCCGGCGCCCCGACGTCGCCTATGTCCACATGCGCTCAGCCAGGAACAATTGCTACCAGTGCCGGATCGAGCTGGCTGAAGCGGACGCTCGGGAATTTGTCGCCTGA
- a CDS encoding outer membrane beta-barrel protein, giving the protein MKFSKTIATLLLGASSIAALASSAYAADAVATEAPAAGFNWSGVYVGFGGGVGAVVRGTEVVAPGGSPTQGLMDLGGDGVFAEVSAGYDYLVSERVLVGGFIDAHAGNIAFSVENMLGAGELSLKNKYGFDVAARAGYLLTPTTLGYVLGGYTWQHIELDAPGAVPFDTDKNRSGYVLGVGMETAISGNWTLKSEYRYANYGNNIAIEDLGGGALKFEPTTHTFHIGANYRFGAQNGGGTSFAAPAYSWTGFYVGGALGAGAIVDELKDPSGTTSIHGIGGEGLFGELNVGYDHEFNGIWVAGLQLGGRYSGMTTQLFDASAFGGPKYEGKADYGFDLLARVGAKLNETTLAYALGGYSWQHVEEKMSVPGLSETRDWSVNGFSVGGGLETAVSNNVSVNLEYRYSQYNGHDNEDGSETIPAFHTVRVGAKYKFN; this is encoded by the coding sequence ATGAAATTTTCGAAGACCATCGCAACGCTTCTTCTCGGCGCATCCTCAATTGCAGCACTGGCATCGTCGGCATACGCGGCAGATGCAGTTGCAACCGAGGCACCGGCCGCCGGCTTCAACTGGAGCGGCGTATATGTCGGCTTTGGCGGCGGCGTGGGTGCGGTCGTAAGAGGCACCGAGGTAGTTGCCCCGGGTGGTAGCCCCACCCAAGGCCTTATGGATCTTGGTGGAGATGGCGTATTTGCAGAGGTGAGCGCAGGCTACGACTACTTGGTTTCGGAACGAGTGCTGGTTGGCGGCTTCATCGACGCTCACGCGGGCAACATCGCGTTCTCTGTCGAGAACATGCTGGGCGCCGGGGAACTATCGCTTAAGAACAAGTACGGCTTCGACGTTGCCGCCAGGGCGGGCTATCTGCTTACCCCTACGACCTTGGGATATGTGCTCGGCGGCTATACTTGGCAGCACATCGAGCTAGATGCACCTGGAGCCGTGCCTTTCGATACTGACAAAAATCGTAGCGGATATGTGCTCGGGGTCGGCATGGAAACCGCAATTAGCGGCAACTGGACCCTCAAATCCGAGTATCGCTACGCCAACTATGGCAACAACATCGCTATTGAGGACCTTGGGGGTGGAGCGCTCAAATTTGAGCCCACAACACATACTTTCCACATCGGTGCCAACTATCGCTTTGGCGCACAAAACGGCGGCGGTACATCTTTCGCCGCTCCAGCCTATAGCTGGACGGGCTTTTACGTCGGTGGGGCACTTGGTGCTGGGGCCATTGTAGATGAGCTAAAGGACCCTAGCGGAACTACCAGTATCCATGGCATCGGCGGCGAAGGTCTGTTTGGCGAGTTGAATGTAGGCTACGATCACGAATTCAATGGCATATGGGTGGCCGGCCTGCAGCTTGGCGGCCGATATTCGGGCATGACCACCCAGTTGTTCGACGCCTCTGCGTTCGGTGGTCCGAAGTATGAGGGCAAGGCCGATTATGGCTTTGACTTGCTCGCTCGAGTTGGCGCCAAGCTGAACGAGACTACTCTTGCCTATGCGCTTGGTGGTTATAGCTGGCAGCACGTCGAGGAAAAAATGTCCGTTCCCGGCCTCAGCGAGACGAGGGATTGGAGCGTGAACGGATTTTCAGTGGGCGGCGGACTTGAGACAGCCGTTTCAAACAACGTATCCGTCAATCTTGAGTATCGCTACTCACAGTACAACGGTCATGACAACGAAGATGGATCGGAGACTATCCCTGCCTTCCACACTGTCCGTGTCGGCGCGAAGTACAAGTTCAACTAA
- the ald gene encoding alanine dehydrogenase, translated as MRVGCPKEIKNHEYRVGLTPGAVREYVAHGHEVLVETGAGAGIGADDNAYRAAGAQIARTAEEVFTRSDMIVKVKEPQPNEWVQLREGQILYTYLHLAPDPDQTKGLLASGVTAVAYETVTDDRGGLPLLAPMSEVAGRLSIQAGATALQKANGGRGVLLGGVPGVLPGKVAVIGGGVVGLHAARMAAGLGADVSIIDRSIPRLRQLDDLFAGRVHTRYSTVEALEEECFSADIVVGAVLIPGAAAPKLVSREMLSGMKKGAVLVDVAIDQGGCFETSHATTHADPTYEVDGIIHYCVANMPGAVPVTSAHALNNATLHYGLALADRGLKALADEPHLRNGLNVHRGRITNRAVAEALGYEMIEAKAALAA; from the coding sequence ATGCGCGTAGGTTGCCCAAAGGAAATCAAGAACCATGAGTATCGCGTCGGCCTGACGCCGGGTGCGGTGCGCGAATATGTGGCGCATGGCCACGAAGTGCTGGTCGAGACCGGCGCAGGTGCGGGCATCGGTGCCGACGACAATGCCTATCGTGCCGCCGGTGCGCAGATCGCCAGGACGGCTGAAGAGGTGTTCACCCGCTCGGATATGATCGTGAAGGTCAAGGAGCCGCAGCCGAACGAATGGGTGCAGCTGCGCGAAGGCCAGATCCTCTACACCTACCTGCATCTGGCTCCGGATCCGGACCAGACGAAGGGCCTGCTGGCCTCTGGCGTCACGGCGGTTGCCTATGAGACGGTGACCGACGATCGCGGCGGCCTGCCACTGCTGGCGCCGATGTCGGAAGTCGCCGGCCGCCTGTCGATCCAGGCTGGCGCAACCGCACTGCAGAAGGCCAATGGCGGGCGCGGCGTGCTGCTCGGGGGCGTACCGGGCGTGCTGCCGGGCAAGGTCGCCGTCATCGGCGGCGGCGTGGTCGGCCTGCATGCAGCGCGCATGGCGGCTGGCCTCGGTGCCGACGTCTCCATCATCGACCGCTCGATCCCGCGCCTGCGCCAGCTCGACGACCTGTTCGCCGGTCGCGTGCACACGCGTTATTCGACCGTCGAAGCGCTCGAGGAAGAATGCTTCTCGGCCGACATCGTCGTCGGTGCCGTCCTGATCCCCGGTGCTGCAGCACCCAAGCTGGTCAGCCGCGAGATGCTGTCGGGCATGAAGAAGGGTGCGGTACTCGTCGATGTCGCAATCGACCAGGGCGGCTGCTTCGAGACCTCGCATGCGACCACTCATGCCGATCCGACCTATGAGGTCGACGGCATCATCCACTATTGCGTCGCCAACATGCCGGGCGCAGTGCCGGTGACCTCGGCGCATGCGCTCAACAATGCCACGCTGCACTACGGCCTGGCGCTGGCCGATCGCGGGCTGAAGGCGCTTGCCGACGAGCCGCATCTGCGCAACGGCCTCAACGTCCACCGTGGTCGCATCACCAACCGTGCAGTCGCCGAGGCGCTCGGTTACGAGATGATCGAAGCCAAGGCTGCACTGGCTGCCTGA
- a CDS encoding Lrp/AsnC family transcriptional regulator — translation MPLDRIDIAILDALQKDGRMPNAALAEKVGLSQSACSRRLDNLEKSGVIAGYHARLSNAALGHQMTVIVHISLSGQFEKTLTEFEIAVKRCPNILSCHLMSGEYDYILRIAARDLPDYERIHKEWLSAMPHVTKINSSFALREVVDRTAMGMRPELA, via the coding sequence ATGCCGTTGGACAGGATCGATATCGCCATCCTCGATGCGTTGCAGAAGGATGGCCGCATGCCGAACGCGGCATTGGCAGAGAAGGTCGGCTTGTCGCAGTCCGCCTGTTCGCGCCGCCTCGACAATCTCGAGAAGTCGGGCGTCATCGCCGGCTACCACGCCCGGCTGTCCAACGCGGCCCTCGGTCACCAGATGACCGTCATCGTGCACATTTCGCTGTCGGGGCAGTTCGAAAAGACGCTGACCGAATTCGAGATCGCGGTGAAACGCTGCCCCAACATCCTGTCCTGTCACCTGATGTCGGGCGAATACGACTACATCCTGCGTATCGCCGCGCGCGACCTGCCTGATTACGAGCGCATCCACAAGGAATGGCTGTCGGCCATGCCGCATGTCACCAAGATCAACTCGTCCTTTGCGCTGCGCGAGGTCGTCGATCGCACGGCAATGGGTATGCGTCCCGAACTCGCCTGA